A stretch of candidate division WOR-3 bacterium DNA encodes these proteins:
- a CDS encoding ABC transporter ATP-binding protein: MIKEKDNSLLVLDGLTKYFGGLKAVSNLNLIVRRNELVGLIGPNGAGKTTVFNLITGLYIPDAGTIRFKGLKINGLRPYQIVRLGIARTFQNIRLFNNLTVIENVKIACHKDVRYGLFSALLRDRRFKEQEKEIEDKAYAILDIFGLTKKAHELAKNLPYGEQRKLEIVRALATNPELLLLDEPAAGMNPQETIKLMELINFVHERFNLTILLIEHQMRVVMSICQRVNVMDYGEKIAEGTPQEIQHDPRVIEAYLGKE, translated from the coding sequence ATGATAAAAGAGAAAGATAACTCATTATTGGTCCTTGATGGATTGACCAAATACTTTGGAGGTTTGAAGGCAGTTTCCAATTTGAACTTAATAGTAAGAAGAAATGAACTTGTAGGATTGATTGGTCCTAACGGTGCTGGCAAGACCACGGTCTTCAACCTTATAACTGGGCTTTATATTCCTGATGCTGGCACGATTAGGTTCAAGGGTTTAAAGATTAATGGTTTAAGACCCTATCAGATCGTGCGATTGGGCATTGCCCGGACTTTCCAGAATATCCGGTTATTTAATAATTTGACGGTCATTGAGAACGTTAAAATTGCCTGTCATAAAGATGTTAGGTATGGTCTTTTCTCAGCTCTATTAAGGGATCGAAGATTTAAAGAGCAAGAAAAGGAAATTGAAGATAAAGCCTACGCGATTCTTGACATCTTTGGTTTGACAAAAAAAGCCCATGAATTGGCAAAAAATTTGCCCTACGGAGAGCAAAGAAAATTAGAGATAGTGCGGGCTTTAGCCACAAATCCAGAATTGCTTCTTCTTGATGAACCTGCTGCTGGGATGAACCCCCAGGAAACCATAAAACTTATGGAACTGATTAATTTCGTCCATGAACGATTCAACCTGACTATTCTGTTGATTGAACATCAGATGCGGGTCGTAATGTCAATATGCCAAAGAGTGAATGTGATGGATTATGGCGAAAAGATTGCTGAAGGAACACCGCAAGAAATCCAGCATGATCCGAGGGTGATTGAAGCCTATCTTGGTAAGGAGTAA
- a CDS encoding Jag N-terminal domain-containing protein: MKMIEATGKDLNDALTQGIKTLGVTLDEVTYEILAQTETETKVKISIKEPRQYLQILTNYILTNMGFKVNVSVNKDEQGYTINIKTRHGDTLLIGKNGENLWALQYLISRLVKRFYSNIKLLVDVNGYRQRRTNLLRKKAEAIARIVIQTGREMALDPLTPREERIVANRINELKGVKLYTIGRGSSRTVIIAPATEETSEKGE, encoded by the coding sequence ATGAAGATGATTGAGGCTACAGGAAAAGACCTGAATGATGCGCTCACGCAGGGAATAAAAACTTTAGGGGTTACCCTGGATGAGGTAACCTATGAAATTCTTGCTCAGACTGAAACTGAAACCAAGGTCAAAATATCAATTAAAGAGCCTCGTCAATATCTCCAGATTCTCACCAATTATATTTTAACCAATATGGGTTTCAAGGTTAATGTCAGCGTCAATAAGGATGAACAGGGTTACACGATCAACATCAAAACCCGTCACGGCGATACACTCCTTATAGGAAAAAACGGAGAAAATTTGTGGGCTCTCCAATATTTAATTTCCCGCCTTGTTAAGCGGTTTTACTCTAATATAAAATTACTCGTTGATGTCAACGGTTACCGCCAGCGACGGACTAACCTTTTACGTAAAAAAGCTGAAGCCATTGCTCGCATTGTTATTCAAACCGGCAGAGAAATGGCACTTGATCCTCTTACACCTCGGGAGGAAAGGATTGTTGCCAATCGTATAAACGAATTAAAGGGTGTTAAATTATATACCATTGGTCGCGGTAGTAGCCGGACAGTCATAATTGCCCCGGCTACCGAAGAAACTTCGGAAAAAGGGGAATAA
- a CDS encoding branched-chain amino acid ABC transporter permease — MVYFLQQLLNGLQLGFVYALIALGYTMVYGIVRLINFAHGDVFMVGAYLGFFALAVYHYPFPLAILFAMAGCALLGVIIERLAYRPLRNAPRISALITAIGVSLFLEYFSSLKFVFGPNYLAYPRPFEVCIYQLGSVCISNIQILVIGVALFLLLFLQLIVKKTKTGMAMRAVSYDKDTAKLMGINVDYIISITFGIGSALAGAGGILYGIAYPQIHPFMGIMPGLKAFVAAVLGGIGSIPGAMLGAVIMGIIETMCSAYISSTMRDAFAFAILIVVLLVKPSGLLGKREVEKV, encoded by the coding sequence ATGGTTTACTTCCTGCAACAATTGCTCAACGGTTTGCAATTGGGCTTTGTCTATGCTTTGATTGCGCTGGGTTATACGATGGTTTATGGAATTGTCCGATTAATTAATTTTGCTCATGGCGATGTCTTTATGGTAGGTGCATATCTCGGCTTTTTTGCACTGGCAGTTTATCATTACCCTTTCCCCTTAGCGATTCTATTCGCCATGGCCGGTTGCGCATTACTGGGTGTGATAATTGAAAGGCTTGCTTATCGACCCTTGAGAAATGCACCTCGCATTTCCGCTTTGATAACCGCGATTGGTGTTTCCCTCTTCCTGGAATATTTTTCCAGTTTAAAATTTGTCTTTGGGCCTAATTATCTTGCCTATCCCCGGCCTTTTGAAGTGTGCATTTATCAATTGGGATCGGTATGTATTTCCAATATTCAAATTTTGGTCATAGGTGTTGCACTCTTTTTGTTATTGTTTTTGCAGCTTATTGTCAAAAAGACAAAAACAGGGATGGCGATGAGGGCAGTCTCCTATGACAAGGATACCGCAAAATTGATGGGGATAAATGTAGATTACATTATTTCTATCACATTTGGCATCGGCTCGGCACTGGCGGGTGCAGGTGGTATCCTTTATGGCATCGCCTATCCTCAAATTCATCCCTTCATGGGCATCATGCCTGGTTTAAAGGCATTTGTTGCTGCAGTTTTGGGCGGCATTGGTTCAATTCCAGGAGCGATGCTGGGTGCGGTAATCATGGGTATCATAGAGACGATGTGTTCGGCATATATTTCTTCCACAATGCGTGATGCCTTTGCTTTTGCAATTTTGATTGTGGTGTTATTGGTAAAACCCAGTGGTTTATTGGGAAAAAGGGAAGTGGAAAAGGTATAA
- a CDS encoding ABC transporter ATP-binding protein — protein MERTKPILEIRNLNVFYGEIQALHDVSFKVCQGEIVALIGANGAGKSTTLRTISGLLKPKSGVIIFENKPIHYLPGHKIARLGIAHVPEGRKPFANLTVYENLRLGAYLINDSQIIRNTMERIFNSFPRLKERLSQSAGTLSGGELQMLAIARALMSRPKLLMLDEPSMGLSPILVNEIFNIIKEINAQGTSILLVEQNAHKALSISHYAYVLETGRVIMEGTGKSLHENPRVKEAYLGG, from the coding sequence ATGGAGCGGACTAAACCAATTTTAGAAATAAGGAATTTAAATGTATTTTATGGTGAAATACAAGCCTTGCACGATGTTTCCTTCAAAGTATGCCAGGGTGAGATTGTAGCATTGATTGGTGCCAACGGTGCTGGTAAAAGTACTACCTTAAGAACGATTTCCGGATTGTTAAAGCCCAAATCCGGAGTGATCATATTTGAAAATAAACCCATCCATTATCTCCCCGGACACAAGATTGCTAGATTGGGGATTGCTCATGTTCCTGAGGGAAGAAAACCTTTTGCAAATTTGACTGTCTATGAAAATTTACGCTTGGGCGCCTATTTAATAAATGATTCCCAAATCATCCGAAATACAATGGAAAGAATATTTAATTCCTTTCCCCGGCTGAAGGAAAGACTTTCACAATCTGCCGGGACGCTTTCGGGAGGAGAACTTCAGATGCTGGCGATTGCCCGCGCTTTAATGTCCCGTCCTAAACTTTTGATGCTTGATGAACCATCTATGGGTTTATCGCCCATTTTAGTAAATGAAATTTTTAACATCATAAAGGAAATAAATGCTCAAGGCACAAGCATATTACTCGTGGAACAAAATGCCCACAAGGCGTTATCGATTAGTCACTATGCATATGTTTTAGAGACGGGGAGAGTTATAATGGAAGGTACTGGAAAATCACTACATGAGAATCCCCGAGTAAAGGAAGCATACCTTGGCGGATAA
- a CDS encoding NTP transferase domain-containing protein, translating to MIIKTDFNHFSTIILAAGISKRMHSTIPKVLYKILGKPMIQYVVEIAQGLNCEEIIVVAGKNLKEMKQVLGDKIKYAIQEIPRGTGDAAKKGIIFAQKPNLLILYGDVPLLNKTTVREMIINHYRQGADLSVLTCEVNNPVGYGRIVRNKSGKILKIVEHIDAHAEELKIKEINSGIYFGNRELIDEALNHVRTNNKQKEFYLTDIVHYLISKKKKVVSFKIKNEEEILGVNTKSDLARVREIIKKRWFEELMLRGVYIEDPNSTTIDVTVQIGYNVQIRPYTLIEGNTIIEDNAVVGPFVWIKDGKKKSLLYEDR from the coding sequence GTGATAATAAAAACTGATTTCAATCACTTTTCCACGATTATCCTTGCCGCCGGCATAAGCAAGAGAATGCATAGTACGATCCCCAAGGTGTTATATAAAATCTTGGGCAAACCTATGATTCAATATGTTGTTGAAATTGCGCAGGGGCTAAATTGCGAAGAAATAATTGTTGTTGCCGGTAAGAATTTAAAAGAGATGAAACAAGTATTAGGCGATAAAATTAAATATGCAATTCAAGAAATTCCCAGAGGGACCGGTGATGCAGCTAAAAAAGGTATCATCTTTGCGCAAAAACCGAATCTACTTATTCTCTATGGTGATGTTCCATTATTAAACAAGACAACGGTGCGTGAAATGATAATAAACCACTACCGTCAAGGGGCGGATTTATCTGTACTTACCTGCGAAGTTAATAATCCTGTTGGATATGGACGAATCGTAAGAAATAAAAGCGGTAAAATATTAAAAATCGTCGAACATATAGATGCCCATGCGGAAGAGTTGAAAATAAAAGAGATAAATAGTGGTATTTATTTTGGAAATCGAGAGCTTATTGACGAAGCGCTTAACCATGTCCGCACCAATAACAAACAAAAAGAGTTTTATTTAACCGATATTGTTCACTATTTGATTAGCAAAAAGAAAAAGGTTGTTAGTTTCAAAATCAAAAACGAAGAGGAAATTTTGGGTGTAAATACCAAATCTGACCTTGCGCGGGTCCGTGAGATAATTAAAAAGCGCTGGTTTGAAGAATTGATGTTAAGGGGTGTCTATATTGAAGACCCCAATTCCACCACCATCGATGTCACGGTTCAGATCGGTTATAATGTGCAGATAAGACCCTATACTCTGATTGAAGGGAATACGATAATTGAGGACAATGCAGTTGTGGGACCATTTGTTTGGATCAAAGATGGTAAGAAAAAAAGCTTGCTCTATGAAGACAGGTAA
- the mnmE gene encoding tRNA uridine-5-carboxymethylaminomethyl(34) synthesis GTPase MnmE: protein MSETIVACATPVGYSSIAVIRVSGDEAIDLFRKIFISAQNISIFQTSHAYYGKIIEPQTQETIDYVVATVYFAPNSYTGEDVVEISCHGNPLIVDRIIKILTHLGARLAQPGEFTKRAFLNNKYDLLQAEAVLETIYASCDLARRTALYHLEGRLSKYLEAKREKIIDLLTKLELTIDFPEEEESVVDYEKIVNEVAEMHREVLEILKNAEQGIKIKQGYLVVIAGRPNVGKSTLFNRLLGYDRALVHETPGTTRDFIEEKIELDGILIRLVDTAGICSSNGELERLTSQRSREILNSADLVLLIFDGSEPMNSQDTLLFRLTQNLNKIYVINKIDLNLVLKESNILSDAVKISAKHGENIELLKQVIKKRLLSYTVSEDKLILRQRQIDALKRFSSCLEAVQKNTTPELIAYELHNALEIIGELTGKVLRADILDRIFEEFCIGK, encoded by the coding sequence GTGAGTGAAACTATCGTTGCCTGTGCCACACCCGTAGGTTATTCAAGTATTGCCGTAATTCGTGTGAGCGGCGACGAGGCAATTGACCTTTTTAGAAAAATATTTATTTCTGCCCAAAACATATCGATCTTTCAAACAAGTCATGCGTATTACGGCAAAATCATTGAACCACAGACCCAAGAAACAATTGACTATGTGGTGGCGACGGTTTATTTTGCCCCCAATTCTTATACAGGCGAAGATGTGGTGGAAATTTCCTGCCATGGAAATCCTTTAATCGTTGACAGAATAATTAAAATCTTAACACATTTAGGTGCCCGTCTGGCTCAACCAGGCGAGTTTACAAAACGCGCTTTTTTAAACAACAAATATGATCTCCTACAAGCAGAAGCCGTCTTGGAAACAATCTATGCATCCTGCGATTTGGCACGCCGCACTGCTCTCTATCACCTGGAAGGCAGACTTTCAAAATATCTTGAGGCAAAAAGGGAAAAGATTATTGACCTTTTAACCAAGTTAGAACTGACAATCGATTTTCCAGAAGAGGAAGAAAGTGTCGTAGACTATGAAAAAATAGTGAATGAGGTTGCAGAGATGCATCGGGAAGTTTTGGAGATATTAAAAAACGCTGAGCAAGGAATAAAGATTAAACAGGGTTATTTAGTGGTTATTGCGGGACGACCTAATGTAGGCAAGTCCACGCTTTTTAATCGGCTCCTTGGTTACGATCGGGCACTTGTTCATGAAACACCAGGGACAACACGTGATTTCATTGAAGAGAAAATAGAACTGGACGGCATTTTGATCAGATTGGTTGACACTGCCGGCATTTGTTCCTCAAATGGTGAACTTGAACGCCTTACCAGTCAAAGAAGTCGAGAGATTTTAAATAGTGCAGACCTGGTTTTGCTAATTTTTGATGGTTCAGAACCGATGAATTCCCAGGATACTTTACTTTTTCGATTAACCCAAAATTTAAATAAGATATATGTAATAAACAAAATTGACCTTAACTTGGTTTTGAAAGAAAGTAATATATTATCAGACGCCGTAAAAATTTCGGCAAAACATGGTGAAAATATCGAATTGTTGAAACAAGTTATTAAAAAACGTCTCCTTTCTTACACGGTATCCGAAGATAAACTTATCCTCAGACAACGACAAATTGATGCATTAAAGAGATTTTCTTCTTGCCTGGAGGCGGTCCAGAAAAACACCACACCTGAATTAATCGCGTATGAGTTACATAATGCTTTGGAGATAATTGGTGAACTGACCGGTAAGGTTCTGCGGGCAGATATATTGGACAGAATATTTGAAGAATTTTGCATCGGGAAATAG
- the yidC gene encoding membrane protein insertase YidC encodes MENEQQRLIVAFILIIIILLFWSFVTSPRGSNVEMQKAKAKDSLKETVSNTTDELSAGDTILIERDNYRLTFTTKGGGIKSLYIKRYEAELVPERCLLFDTKIGDIKTFFEYSLLGDSLIFWTYVRGKKYEKVYYFHEDGFVLKVNFPDTIHHILSLKAGLKITEEKNQRDDLKYFNVYVQDKKFRSIVGEIQNQYRLSSDWKWIALRTKYFVLIVNNLANAGSADFYRLTKLNSEIYSAFVSCAAGGNVNRYGIEVLANSSFCVSVLVLPIKFSILAKYQKGYEQIEHGGIWGPIARLIILILNVFYSFVKNYGWAIVIFAFLLKIIFFPLSRQMIISQRQMQLLQPELKKLQEKFKNDPQTLNREMMHLYKVYRVNPFSGCLPLLIQFPIFIALYQVLTTAIEFRRAPFILWISDLSIKDPYYVLPIAMGVLMLLQSLITTVDPRQRFMVIMMPLIMIIIFLNFPSGLQLYWFGYNLLSLLENFLIKRKVLG; translated from the coding sequence ATGGAGAATGAGCAGCAGCGATTAATTGTGGCTTTTATTTTGATAATAATAATTCTTCTGTTCTGGAGTTTTGTTACCAGCCCGCGAGGTTCTAATGTTGAAATGCAAAAAGCGAAGGCAAAGGATTCTCTAAAGGAAACTGTTTCTAATACTACTGATGAACTATCAGCAGGTGATACAATTCTTATTGAACGCGATAATTATCGCTTGACATTTACCACCAAAGGGGGGGGTATAAAAAGCCTTTACATAAAGCGTTACGAGGCGGAGTTGGTGCCGGAAAGATGTTTATTATTTGATACTAAAATTGGCGATATCAAGACATTCTTTGAATATTCACTACTTGGTGATTCCCTTATATTTTGGACGTATGTAAGAGGCAAAAAATATGAGAAGGTTTATTACTTCCATGAAGATGGTTTTGTACTTAAAGTCAACTTTCCTGATACCATACACCATATTCTTAGTTTGAAAGCGGGATTAAAAATAACCGAAGAAAAAAATCAGCGGGACGACCTGAAATATTTTAATGTTTATGTGCAAGACAAAAAGTTCCGGAGCATTGTTGGAGAAATCCAAAACCAATATCGATTGTCTTCCGATTGGAAGTGGATTGCTCTGCGCACCAAATACTTTGTGCTGATTGTAAATAACTTGGCAAACGCCGGGTCAGCTGATTTTTACCGCCTTACCAAATTAAATAGTGAAATCTATAGTGCATTCGTGAGTTGCGCAGCTGGCGGCAATGTTAATCGCTACGGTATTGAAGTTTTAGCCAACTCTTCTTTTTGTGTTTCAGTATTAGTGTTACCGATAAAATTTAGCATTCTTGCCAAGTATCAAAAGGGGTACGAACAGATTGAGCACGGCGGAATTTGGGGACCGATTGCACGTCTGATTATCTTGATTCTAAATGTTTTTTATTCATTCGTTAAAAACTATGGATGGGCAATAGTTATCTTTGCTTTCCTTCTTAAGATAATTTTCTTCCCCCTTTCGCGGCAGATGATAATTTCCCAGCGACAGATGCAGCTGCTCCAACCGGAACTGAAAAAGCTCCAGGAGAAGTTTAAGAACGATCCCCAGACATTGAATCGTGAGATGATGCACCTTTACAAGGTCTATCGGGTTAATCCCTTTTCCGGTTGTCTACCTTTGCTCATCCAGTTTCCAATTTTTATTGCTCTTTATCAAGTTTTGACCACGGCGATTGAATTTCGCCGGGCACCTTTTATCCTTTGGATTAGTGATCTATCAATTAAGGATCCCTATTATGTTCTACCCATCGCAATGGGGGTTTTAATGCTTTTGCAATCACTAATAACAACTGTTGATCCCCGACAACGGTTTATGGTGATTATGATGCCCTTGATAATGATAATTATTTTTCTAAATTTTCCTTCTGGATTGCAGTTATATTGGTTTGGCTATAACCTTCTTTCACTGTTAGAAAATTTTTTGATAAAGAGAAAAGTTTTGGGTTAG
- the rsfS gene encoding ribosome silencing factor yields the protein MSKKDSNLTPLRLAKELARIIEDKKGEDIIIFDLRDISPITDFFVIATGLSDIHNRTIAEYLSDFAAPDHIEGLEGGGWILLDYIDVIVHLFSKEAREFYGLERLWGDAPRIKL from the coding sequence ATGTCGAAAAAAGATTCTAACTTAACTCCCCTCCGCTTAGCCAAAGAACTTGCCCGCATAATTGAGGATAAGAAGGGCGAAGATATAATTATCTTTGATCTACGCGATATTTCCCCCATCACTGATTTCTTTGTCATCGCAACCGGTCTTTCGGATATACATAACCGGACAATTGCGGAATACTTAAGCGATTTTGCCGCTCCCGATCATATTGAAGGTTTAGAAGGAGGAGGTTGGATTCTTCTTGATTACATTGATGTCATCGTCCATCTTTTTTCCAAAGAAGCCCGTGAATTCTACGGGTTGGAAAGACTCTGGGGAGATGCTCCCCGGATAAAACTCTGA
- the argS gene encoding arginine--tRNA ligase produces the protein MIRTEIKNLLQALYPEETIIIDNVPPDKEGDYSTNLAMRIGAKRALPPLKIAEEIAGKIKSSIISKTVIYPPGFVNFILDPAYVKEKFKKTEKYNIGNGLRVNVEFVSVNPTGPINIVNGRAAAFGDALVHLLNYAGYHADAEYYVNDCGRQIDLLAESIIQRMNQLAGKEYHIPEDGYHGTYLIPLAQKFLDANIVDPETIKTEAVNYFLHQHQEMLAQFRVKFKNWIRESEVRKKGYVDRVMTTFKEKNLTFEQDGALYLKTTSFGDTRDRVIITSDGRYTYLLPDIAYHLYKIERDYQFLITILGPDHLGQVRSLYAGLKALDYSENMLKIIIVQEVKLKKDDQYISMSKRAGTFITLDDLLCEIPVDVCRFFFLMRSSSQHLDFDLTLARNVSEENPVYYVQYAYARIMSIIKFAREQNIVLTPDANLDLLNEKEELALMKYVLRFDETVEDAVKNFEPFILTYYLIGLARIFHHFYQKHRVVTENKDLTKARLFLINRTAQVLRTGMELIGCSCPEKM, from the coding sequence ATGATCCGCACCGAAATTAAAAATCTTCTCCAGGCACTGTATCCCGAAGAAACCATCATTATTGACAATGTCCCACCCGACAAAGAAGGTGATTATTCCACAAATCTCGCAATGCGGATTGGAGCGAAGCGAGCACTCCCTCCATTAAAGATTGCCGAAGAAATTGCCGGCAAAATAAAATCTTCAATTATTAGTAAAACGGTGATTTATCCTCCAGGGTTTGTAAATTTCATACTTGATCCTGCCTATGTGAAAGAAAAATTCAAAAAGACCGAAAAGTATAATATTGGTAATGGGCTTAGAGTAAATGTGGAATTTGTTAGCGTCAACCCTACCGGACCCATTAATATTGTCAATGGTCGAGCCGCGGCTTTCGGCGACGCTTTGGTGCATTTATTGAACTACGCTGGCTACCACGCGGATGCAGAATACTATGTGAATGACTGTGGGCGTCAGATTGACCTTTTGGCAGAAAGCATTATACAGAGGATGAATCAACTTGCAGGAAAGGAATATCATATTCCAGAGGACGGATACCACGGCACATACCTCATCCCGCTTGCTCAAAAGTTTCTTGACGCGAATATCGTTGACCCTGAAACTATCAAGACGGAAGCTGTAAATTACTTTTTACACCAACATCAGGAAATGCTTGCTCAGTTTAGGGTCAAATTCAAGAATTGGATACGGGAATCTGAAGTACGCAAAAAAGGTTATGTGGACAGGGTGATGACGACCTTTAAAGAAAAAAATCTTACTTTTGAACAAGATGGGGCGTTATATCTTAAAACCACCTCCTTCGGCGATACCCGTGACCGGGTCATAATTACCAGTGACGGTCGGTATACCTATTTATTGCCCGATATTGCCTACCACCTTTATAAAATTGAACGTGACTATCAATTTTTAATCACCATCCTTGGTCCCGACCACCTCGGTCAAGTCCGCAGTCTATATGCTGGCTTAAAAGCCCTTGACTATTCAGAAAATATGCTTAAAATTATTATTGTGCAGGAAGTAAAGTTAAAAAAAGATGACCAATATATATCCATGTCAAAACGTGCAGGTACCTTCATTACCCTTGACGACCTACTCTGTGAAATACCGGTAGATGTATGCAGATTTTTCTTCCTGATGCGTTCGAGCTCGCAACACCTTGATTTTGACCTCACTCTCGCCCGTAATGTCTCTGAAGAAAACCCAGTCTACTATGTGCAGTATGCCTATGCCCGAATTATGAGCATAATAAAATTCGCCCGGGAACAAAACATCGTTTTGACACCTGATGCGAATTTGGATTTACTAAACGAGAAAGAAGAACTGGCTTTGATGAAATACGTCTTGCGCTTTGATGAGACTGTGGAAGACGCAGTAAAAAACTTTGAGCCTTTTATACTAACATATTACTTAATTGGTTTAGCCCGAATCTTTCATCATTTTTATCAAAAACATCGTGTAGTCACCGAGAATAAAGATTTGACTAAGGCGCGGCTGTTTTTAATCAACCGGACCGCACAGGTCTTAAGAACCGGTATGGAACTGATTGGTTGTTCCTGCCCTGAGAAGATGTAA
- a CDS encoding branched-chain amino acid ABC transporter permease, with protein MGLILGPFAVIMVLISLGILNPYWTQIIQFALIITISSLGLNLIYGYTGQFSLGHAAFYGLGAYCSAFITKNLHWGYFSFIIGLLSAISLVVVVSFLIGLPILRLKSDYLGIATLGFGIIVKVLLDNADALIPPLGGSRGMLGIPKFTSFPLTYLFFVIAIIVIRNFVFSNVGRACISIREDDIAADCVGVNTTKYKTLGFVFGSVFAGVAGVLYAHLYSFLHPSNFDFLKSIDVLLIVVLGGLGSISGTVIAAIIWTFLLEGLRVVLPPQILDWRLVIYPLLLIIIMVLRPMGLGSGMEFKFLRTSNDKRER; from the coding sequence ATGGGATTAATATTGGGACCTTTTGCAGTCATAATGGTGCTTATCTCATTGGGTATTCTCAATCCCTACTGGACTCAGATAATACAATTTGCTTTGATTATTACAATCTCGTCCCTTGGTTTGAATCTTATTTACGGATATACAGGTCAATTTTCCCTGGGACATGCTGCATTTTATGGATTAGGTGCTTATTGCTCCGCTTTTATCACAAAAAATCTTCATTGGGGATATTTCTCTTTTATTATTGGTCTTCTGTCTGCGATAAGTCTTGTGGTAGTGGTTTCATTTTTGATCGGGCTCCCTATTCTGAGGTTGAAATCTGATTATTTGGGCATTGCAACGCTCGGATTTGGGATTATCGTGAAGGTCTTGTTGGACAACGCTGACGCCCTAATTCCACCCCTCGGCGGTTCTCGAGGTATGTTGGGCATACCCAAGTTTACGAGTTTTCCGTTGACCTATCTATTTTTTGTTATCGCAATCATTGTGATACGAAATTTTGTTTTTTCTAATGTTGGTAGGGCATGTATTTCAATTAGAGAAGATGATATTGCGGCGGATTGCGTCGGAGTCAACACCACCAAATACAAAACACTGGGATTTGTTTTTGGATCGGTCTTCGCTGGTGTTGCAGGTGTTCTTTATGCCCATCTCTACTCTTTTTTGCATCCTTCTAATTTTGATTTTTTGAAATCAATTGATGTTCTTTTGATTGTTGTTTTAGGTGGATTAGGAAGCATTTCTGGGACAGTCATTGCGGCGATAATCTGGACATTTCTTCTTGAGGGATTGAGGGTGGTCCTTCCACCGCAGATTCTTGATTGGCGATTGGTGATCTATCCGCTTCTTTTGATAATCATTATGGTTTTAAGGCCCATGGGATTAGGAAGCGGCATGGAATTTAAATTTTTAAGGACTTCAAATGATAAAAGAGAAAGATAA
- a CDS encoding LytR C-terminal domain-containing protein encodes MKTGKVGLIILILLLFLFGVSIIYMSTREDPEEIYKKNSNLRIEVLNGCGVNRLAIRVSDILREKGFNVVKIGDARNYYRESVVIERSDENMANGKYFARRINCKNIGKDVDPDLYVDVTLIIGEDYKKLFPDVEKRF; translated from the coding sequence ATGAAGACAGGTAAGGTTGGATTGATAATTCTAATATTGTTATTATTTCTGTTTGGCGTATCAATTATCTACATGTCCACACGGGAGGATCCGGAAGAAATATATAAAAAAAATAGCAATCTCCGGATCGAAGTTCTTAATGGCTGTGGAGTGAATCGTTTGGCTATAAGGGTAAGCGATATCTTGCGCGAAAAAGGGTTTAATGTAGTAAAAATTGGTGACGCAAGAAATTATTATCGTGAAAGCGTGGTTATTGAACGGTCTGACGAAAATATGGCCAATGGGAAATACTTTGCCCGAAGGATTAATTGCAAAAATATTGGCAAGGATGTAGATCCGGACCTCTATGTTGATGTTACATTGATTATTGGAGAGGATTATAAAAAGTTGTTCCCGGATGTCGAAAAAAGATTCTAA
- a CDS encoding PTS sugar transporter subunit IIA: MNLASLLSRERINLELKSTKKEEVLRDLVYMIKSKTDAELIYNTLLKREELGSTGIGKGIAIPHCRSLAVSKLEIAVGRTLKPINFNAIDKKPVSLFFLIIAPPQDPGNQYLITLGKIVQICRELSKGNLINKPQTPDEFIALINEIEKKLTKKR, from the coding sequence ATGAACCTTGCAAGTCTTTTATCCCGAGAGCGAATAAATTTGGAATTAAAATCGACAAAAAAAGAGGAAGTATTGCGAGATTTGGTATATATGATAAAAAGTAAGACCGATGCTGAATTGATCTACAACACCCTCTTAAAACGGGAAGAACTGGGTTCCACCGGCATCGGGAAGGGCATTGCTATTCCCCATTGTCGCTCGTTAGCGGTAAGTAAGTTAGAAATTGCTGTGGGACGAACTCTGAAGCCCATCAATTTTAATGCGATTGATAAAAAACCCGTTTCATTGTTCTTTCTAATCATTGCCCCACCCCAAGATCCAGGAAATCAATATCTGATTACTTTGGGTAAAATCGTCCAGATTTGCCGTGAATTAAGCAAGGGAAACTTAATAAACAAACCTCAAACACCGGATGAATTTATTGCCCTGATAAATGAAATAGAGAAAAAATTGACAAAAAAGAGGTAA